From Aspergillus chevalieri M1 DNA, chromosome 4, nearly complete sequence, a single genomic window includes:
- a CDS encoding putative ARF GTPase activator (Csx2) (COG:T;~EggNog:ENOG410PGGG;~InterPro:IPR001164,IPR027267,IPR038508,IPR011993, IPR001849,IPR037278;~PFAM:PF01412,PF00169,PF16746;~go_function: GO:0005096 - GTPase activator activity [Evidence IEA]), translating into MGNVGSRLDDTGSLFFKDQSRFTVSHVSVVNSKNRVLLNLAPNAFPATRYTAKRDLGDDTPIEYVQDPDLPPTAPVPSFILRLSNEDELQFNFTFIMRQTQIGNVANSTVNGVSTSLPEVTDTVLTGLTFAHASNSKELDNLITREFHANPNLQNNSNVQFVGDYSTGGSPSVQFEWSWKWKPPKTVEDRGGGWRNSCSFLDYDSRANRLNTLAHFSFWVQNNVRLLPSPQLLSPNLDLHFPIRNRMPSSHSVRSHGSDADTTASAHMPLPTPSENGDTNANSNANDNSNTNNNSNSNYPPHPQGPPPPPPVKLDLPTSRPGEDMSAVDDGPLFRATMKALEQKTGNMRTKIKKVLKKAEAAQQAQVACNEAVSGFLGALNEASTSNANAIQPALDHYYEKSARQILRYEQVNTIQLQKLVIEPLVKLYNNDIKQAEAKKKEFEEESRDYYAYVSRYLGQRQDSLKEKKRVESDSKYQAKRRNFELKRFDYSSFMQDLHGGRKEQEVLSHLTKYADTQAKNFLAAAHKVEVMVPQLDALVHEVTQADKEFQFLRTEREEKRRALEKNSNTYLEPESFPNSGAPATLSATANGAQTQSTETELGRADSTGSQVRNVISNTSTMSSQTNQTVLGTSGGASVSPTDASAQHRKEGLLWALSRPGSHIDPKGINKQAWHKFWIVLDQGKLSEYSNWKQKLDLHMDPIDLRMASVREARNAERRFCFEVITPQYKRIYQATSEEDMANWIRAINNALQSAVEGRVAPPPSAVSSKNDGTGRDIGSVLTGKSSSYSGHHSNSTGSNTVNRRTTVGARPGYVRTDSNSYDEDPAKLLQAVRNADQGNNWCADCGSTSKVEWVSINLGIVLCIECSGIHRSLGTHISKVRSLTLDVHSFSNDIVEILLQVGNRVSNMVWEATLDQSLKPNASSTREQRLKFISTKYSERAYVQPLPSPRSRFTTPDESLLASIKKHDIQGVLYGIALRANVNVTDRSRNTHAVFLALAAADPASPGSTPTSSASSRPSTATSIKTIPFPVAELLVQNGAEIPLQPPPIPLSPAAQLYLSQRTSRMPPPIGVGTGRTTADTLGSLPTIRNDYPGSSSHTPSSSLDNSSKDREKLSKRGSAGARFAGKVASLGIDR; encoded by the exons GACCCTGACCTCCCTCCAACTGCCCCGGTGCCCAGCTTCATCTTGCGCCTAAGCAACGAAGATGAGCTACAATTTAACTTCACCTTTATCATGAGACAAACCCAGATCGGCAATGTTGCGAATTCCACTGTCAACGGGGTCTCGACATCTCTACCGGAAGTGACCGACACCGTCCTCACAGGCCTGACGTTCGCCCATGCGTCGAATTCAAAGGAACTTGACAACCTGATCACCCGAGAATTCCATGCAAATCCCAACTTGCAGAACAACTCGAACGTGCAATTTGTGGGAGACTATTCGACCGGAGGCAGCCCGTCGGTTCAGTTCGAGTGGTCGTGGAAATGGAAACCTCCAAAAACGGTAGAAGACAGAGGGGGCGGTTGGCGCAATAGTTGCAGCTTCCTCGACTATGACTCGCGAGCCAATCGCCTGAACACCTTGGCGCATTTTTCGTTCTGGGTGCAGAATAATGTCCGCTTACTCCCGAGTCCGCAGCTCTTGTCGCCTAACCTCGATCTCCATTTTCCGATTCGCAACCGCATGCCGTCGTCCCACTCAGTTCGTTCACATGGCAGCGATGCAGACACAACAGCCAGCGCTCATATGCCTCTGCCCACTCCATCTGAGAACGGCGATACTAATGCTAATAGTAATGCTAATgacaacagcaacaccaaTAATAATTCTAATAGTAATTATCCCCCGCATCCTCAAggtccacctccaccacccccTGTGAAACTCGACCTTCCAACTTCGCGGCCTGGTGAGGATATGAGTGCCGTGGATGACGGGCCGTTGTTCCGGGCCACGATGAAAGCGTTGGAACAGAAGACAGGCAACATGCGGACCAAGATCAAGAAGGTTCTCAAGAAAGCTGAGGCTGCCCAACAAGCCCAAGTCGCGTGTAATGAGGCGGTTTCGGGTTTCTTGGGCGCATTGAATGAGGCTTCCACATCCAACGCAAACGCGATTCAACCTGCCCTCGACCATTACTATGAGAAGAGCGCTCGGCAGATCCTCCGATATGAGCAGGTCAACACGATCCAGTTGCAAAAACTGGTCATTGAACCATTGGTTAAACTGTACAACAACGACATCAAACAAGCcgaagcgaagaagaaggaattCGAGGAAGAGAGCAGGGATTACTATGCCTACGTCAGTCGCTACCTCGGGCAGCGGCAGGATTCgctgaaagagaagaagcgtGTTGAGAGTGATTCCAAATACCAGGCTAAGCGGCGTAACTTCGAGCTGAAGAGATTCGATTATTCTTCGTTTATGCAAGACCTGCACGGTGGCCGCAAAGAGCAAGAGGTTCTTTCTCATCTCACCAAGTACGCAGACACCCAGGCGAAGAATTTCCTTGCAGCAGCCCACAAGGTTGAAGTTATGGTTCCTCAACTGGATGCCCTAGTCCACGAGGTCACCCAGGCCGACAAAGAGTTTCAATTTCTTAGgacagagagagaagagaaaaggaggGCTCTGGAGAAAAATAGCAATACGTATCTCGAGCCGGAATCCTTTCCGAATTCTGGCGCCCCTGCCACATTATCAGCAACAGCAAACGGGGCTCAAACACAGAGTACGGAAACTGAACTTGGTCGCGCGGATAGCACGGGCTCTCAAGTTCGCAACGTGATCAGTAACACTTCCACCATGTCGTCGCAGACCAATCAGACGGTACTGGGTACGTCTGGAGGAGCATCCGTTTCTCCTACCGATGCAAGTG CCCAACATCGAAAAGAAGGTCTTCTTTGGGCTTTGTCTCGACCTGGATCTCACATTGATCCTAAGGGTATCAACAAACAAGCATGGCATAA ATTCTGGATTGTTTTGGATCAAGGGAAACTTTCCGAATATAGTAATTGGAAACAGAAACTAGACCTGCACATGGACCCTATCGACCTTCGGATGGCTTCCGTACGAGAAGCCCGGAATGCCGAACGACGATTCTGTTTTGAAGTTATTACTCCTCAGTACAAGCGTATCTACCAGGCAACATCGGAGGAGGATATGGCCAACTGGATCCGGGCAATCAACAATGCCCTGCAAAGTGCTGTCGAGGGCCGTGTCGCACCACCCCCATCAGCGGTTTCGTCCAAGAACGACGGCACCGGCCGCGACATTGGCTCCGTTTTGACTGGGAAAAGCTCATCGTATTCGGGCCATCATTCGAACTCTACGGGATCTAATACCGTGAATCGCCGGACGACTGTCGGAGCACGGCCCGGCTACGTCCGTACTGATAGCAACAGCTATGACGAAGATCCAGCAAAGTTGCTTCAAGCCGTCCGCAATGCGGACCAGGGAAACAACTGGTGCGCCGACTGTGGGTCAACTTCAAAAGTCGAATGGGTGTCAATCAATCTGGGAATCGTCTTGTGTATTGAATGCAGTGGTATTCACCGGTCTTTGGGAACGCATATCTCGAAAGTTCGGTCTTTAACATTGGACGTTCACTCGTTCTCAAATGACATTGTCGAGATTCTCCTGCAGGTTGGCAACCGGGTCAGCAACATGGTCTGGGAAGCCACTTTGGATCAGTCGCTGAAGCCAAATGCCAGCTCGACTCGGGAACAGCGCCTAAAGTTCATTAGCACCAAATATAGTGAGCGGGCTTATGTGCAACCGCTGCCATCACCACGTTCTCGGTTCACGACTCCGGATGAGTCACTTTTGGCCTCCATCAAGAAGCACGATATTCAGGGCGTGCTCTATGGCATTGCTCTGCGTGCCAATGTCAACGTGACGGACCGCTCCCGCAATACCCACGCAGTGTTCCTCGCTCTGGCTGCGGCCGATCCCGCATCTCCTGGCTCGACACCCACGAGCAGTGCATCCTCGCGCCCCAGCACGGCCACTTCAATTAAGACAATTCCGTTTCCCGTTGCGGAATTGCTCGTCCAGAATGGAGCCGAAATTCCATTGCAGCCTCCACCAATCCCACTATCACCAGCAGCGCAACTATACCTTAGCCAGCGAACTAGTCGAATGCCTCCACCGATCGGTGTGGGCACAGGTAGGACGACGGCCGATACACTGGGATCTCTCCCGACAATTCGAAATGACTACCCAGGGTCATCGTCGCACACTCCCAGCAGTTCTCTCGACAATTCCAGCAAGGACCGGGAGAAGTTGTCCAAGCGAGGGAGCGCCGGTGCACGGTTTGCCGGCAAGGTAGCTTCACTCGGAATCGACCGATGA
- a CDS encoding putative YT521-B-like splicing factor (COG:A;~EggNog:ENOG410QE4I;~InterPro:IPR000504,IPR007275,IPR035979,IPR012677;~PFAM:PF04146,PF00076;~go_function: GO:0003676 - nucleic acid binding [Evidence IEA];~go_function: GO:0003723 - RNA binding [Evidence IEA]), protein MTDSDSGDNNKPSSQPFNETPSSTRPSSRESLKCDTTACHEPAPPDNVARRPSQLNPYMAPSHGPSLSAHPPSALNMESMGAALPGYQSNVIPFDQYQHMQPQFAVQYPGVHYQMHPAPSFRGGERTTDGRPPAYSMTYPVVYPHYYPQPHQQPSYPSFPTYMHSPPPHPCVNGPMFSQTPGYGSSYYPSPYPMVLGHGPGPPPRPQMPPRPGSQHSNPRRPVSSGPGPTLHIERPRRPIPKRAAVSDYPKTIVDGSNSAKSTRSNSRVCEIISPSTSTAIRAATPGGPRRMPKQSGPALWVGNLPHGISIVDVKEYFSQGAADQIESVFLISRSHCAFLNYKTEAACSAAQEKFHDSRFQGCRLVCRLRPNARPGEYRQNSGDIASIAAAKNEENDKAAIASMDFPIPSPDEKVPNRYFIVKSMTVEDLENSRQSGIWATQAHNEVNLNLAYETADNVYLIFSANKSGEYYGYARMVSPIQEDEKLALEMPQRPNHIATEAEEPSVTLTQASSTARSGRIIDDPVRGTIFWEADTSSEDDGEKEGDGEKEDADAALAGVTGAALNELAEVDADTDAKGNKNVDGPAAVAEDAAMAETTTTAATTTAATTAGSQTIGRPFRIQWLSTVKVPFYRTRGLRNPWNANRGVKIARDGTEIEPRVGAQLVELFHLPSSGATTSSYRLPN, encoded by the exons ATGACAGACTCAGACTCTGGCGACAATAATAAACCATCCAGCCAGCCTTTCAATGAAACTCCATCTTCAACACGGCCTTCCTCTCGGGAGTCGTTGAAATGCG ACACGACCGCTTGCCACGAACCTGCACCACCGGATAATGTCGCCCGTCGCCCGTCACAATTGAATCCGTATATGGCCCCAAGCCATGGACCATCTCTATCGGCTCACCCACCATCCGCGTTGAACATGGAGAGTATGGGGGCTGCATTGCCTGGTTACCAGTCGAATGTTATTCCATTCGATCAGTACCAACATATGCAGCCTCAATTCGCTGTGCAGTACCCCGGGGTACATTATCAGATGCACCCCGCCCCGTCTTTTCGAGGTGGCGAACGGACAACGGATGGAAGACCCCCGGCGTATTCGATGACTTACCCCGTGGTCTATCCGCACTATTATCCACAACCGCACCAACAACCGTCCTATCCCAGCTTTCCCACATACATGCACTCTCCTCCACCACACCCTTGCGTCAATGGACCCATGTTCAGCCAGACACCTGGGTACGGTTCGAGCTATTACCCGTCACCGTACCCGATGGTGTTAGGGCACGGTCCAGGACCACCTCCGCGGCCGCAGATGCCTCCGCGACCTGGCTCCCAGCATTCAAACCCCCGCAGGCCGGTATCGTCCGGGCCAGGACCTACCTTGCACATTGAACGCCCTCGAAGGCCCATTCCCAAGCGTGCTGCTGTCTCTGATTATCCAAAGACCATTGTTGATGGATCGAATTCGGCCAAAtccacaaggtcaaattCTCGCGTGTGTG AAATAATCTCACCTTCGACATCCACAGCCATTCGGGCTGCCACGCCCGGAGGACCACGGAGGATGCCAAAACAATCGGGTCCCGCCTTATGGGTTGGCAATTTGCCTCACGGGATCAGCATTGTGGACGTCAAAGAGTATTTCTCTCAGGGCGCCGCGGACCAAATCGAGAGCGTTTTCCTCATTTCAAGAAGCCACTGCGCATTCCTCAACTATAAAACAGAGGCTGCCTGTTCTGCGGCACAGGAGAAATTCCACGACTCTCGATTTCAAGGTTGCCGCTTGGTTTGCCGACTACGACCCAATGCACGTCCAGGAGAGTACAGGCAAAATTCGGGCGATATTGCAAGCATCGCCGCTGCGAAGAACGAGGAAAACGACAAGGCGGCTATTGCGAGTATGGATTTTCCGATACCGTCCCCCGATGAGAAGGTGCCCAATCGGTATTTCATTGTTAAGAGTATGACGGTGGAGGATTTGGAGAACAGCCGGCAGAGCGGTATTTGGGCGACACAGGCCCATAACGAGGTCAATTTGAATCTAGCGTATGAG ACTGCGGATAATGTATACCTCATTTTCTCAGCGAACAAGTCCGGGGAATACTATGGATACGCGCGGATGGTGTCGCCAATCCAAGAGGATGAAAAGCTGGCCCTGGAAATGCCTCAGCGGCCCAATCATATCGCTACGGAAGCGGAAGAGCCCAGCGTGACTCTGACGCAAGCCTCGTCCACCGCCCGCAGTGGTCGGATAATCGATGACCCTGTTCGGGGCACCATCTTCTGGGAGGCGGACACTTCATCTGAAGATGatggagaaaaagaaggagacGGAGAAAAAGAGGACGCTGACGCAGCTTTGGCAGGGGTAACAGGAGCAGCTCTCAATGAACTTGCAGAGGTGGATGCGGATACAGATGCCAAAGGCAACAAGAATGTCGACGGGCCCGCGGCTGTTGCGGAAGATGCAGCAATGGCAGAAACTACTACAACTGCCGCTACTActacagcagcaacaacagcaggaAGCCAGACCATTGGACGACCATTCCGGATCCAATGGCTGtccactgtgaaagtaccATTCTATCGCACGCGGGGACTACGCAATCCGTGGAATGCCAACCGGGGGGTAAAAATCGCCCGGGATGGCACAGAGATTGAGCCCAGGGTCGGGGCACAGCTGGTGGAACTTTTTCACCTTCCGTCGTCGGGAGCGACTACGTCTTCGTACCGGCTTCCGAATTGA
- a CDS encoding uncharacterized protein (COG:S;~EggNog:ENOG410PPBN) yields the protein MSNDRATSPISVPSSHQRRASLASFSFGSPPAANAANASTAPQQRRLSITTLGLAGSPTQTSPFNGRHFRGGSVSSSVGSNPTSSEDSINEENELSGAAPTSPFARRVSYGAQALRDVRRGSVNNDERFNWSEALRTRAERAPSLSAMQQNQNAASVNRQREQERAVQIATMEQPVREIPRQPKRNKPDFFQEKILRGDFMD from the exons ATGTCCAACGACCGCGCGACTTCTCCCATCTCCGTCCCCTCCTCCCACCAACGCCGCGCATCTCTCGCCTCCTTCTCGTTTGGTAGTCCCCCAGCTGCCAACGCTGCCAACGCCTCCACCGCTCCCCAGCAGCGGAGACTCTCCATCACCACCCTCGGTCTAGCGGGCTCTCCCACTCAGACCTCTCCTTTCAACGGCAGACACTTCAGAGGCGGTAGTGTTTCGAGCTCGGTGGGATCTAACCCCACCTCCTCTGAGGACTCGATCAACGAGGAAAATGAATTGTCTGGTGCCGCGCCTACCTCTCCTTTCGCCCGGCGGGTCTCTTATGGTGCGCAGGCGCTGCGTGATGTTCGGAGGGGGAGCGTTAACAACG ACGAACGCTTCAACTGGTCTGAAGCTCTACGCACCCGGGCCGAGCGTGCTCCATCCCTGAGTGCTATGCAACAGAACCAGAATGCGGCCAGCGTGAACCGTCAACGCGAGCAGGAACGTGCGGTTCAGATCGCCACGATGGAGCAACCCGTGCGAGAGATTCCACGGCAGCCCAAGCGCAACAAGCCGGACTTCTTCCAGGAGAAAATCCTGCGAGGGGACTTTATGGACTGA
- a CDS encoding uncharacterized protein (COG:S;~EggNog:ENOG410Q23W;~InterPro:IPR007219;~PFAM:PF04082;~go_function: GO:0003677 - DNA binding [Evidence IEA];~go_function: GO:0008270 - zinc ion binding [Evidence IEA];~go_process: GO:0006351 - transcription, DNA-templated [Evidence IEA]): MTGNSSDAQDSESRNSNAAFIEPISWGLPGTRNTPSESVEQQGQSTEYQSAGDGSLLDAYDPLQDFEYFSHSLGLTSDWALPSEFDISRIMVREPIYHLLPTSSVSHERQEYSASSQQNHPLTQFPVERDAVGEFGVLTFPVLKITEEHRSRLLQSLVQFQTTVTNFVMPSPHSLTRFVNAFFDGFYPHAALVHIPTFKLDNCDPEIILAMAALGAQYRHEYRKGTLLFYAAKAILQDKALEMERKITNRNLSSRTTEPLTDSRHDSYNELMREARCALYLIFFATWHREPDIVREAFNLQSFLARCVRESRLYEDDEALQNATTDWHVWVEQESQRRIKLFSFAFLNLQSIAFNVPPVILSDEINLRLPCSCMEWLAPSYERWATIRGPGHQEQMRFQDALAQLARISQDPSSIDSQPVPSTLANYILLHALIQRILLMYQAFHFNSDGQHPLLLSQKDEIRNSLRAWTSQWQRAPESSLDPRNPNGPVPFTSTVLLGLAYIRLAFNIGSYGTLRSRDPEQIANKLLDLPRLPGGPHLLPAILHATHALSIPVKLGISFVSRGHTYVSSIQHSLCGMEFAVFISKWLHCISECRTRRSLDEHEIRLINWISDIVEEGRTSGDEDLCPGPVSPSDCLHLAYAAVKLWARLIKGNEQWAILRIIGESLDIYADLCKEKYTPILS; encoded by the exons ATGACTGGCAATAGTAGTGATGCCCAAGATAGTGAGTCGCGCAATTCTAATGCTGCTTTTATCGAGCCAATTTCTTGGGGTCTTCCTGGTACCCGAAATACCCCTTCTGAGTCCGTAGAGCAGCAGGGACAATCGACAGAATATCAGTCTGCAG GGGATGGGTCACTACTTGATGCATATGATCCGTTGCAAGACTTTGAATACTTCAGCCACAGCCTAGGTCTCACATCCGACTGGGCCCTACCATCAGAATTTGATATCTCACGGATCATGGTTAGAGAGCCTATATACCATCTCTTGCCTACTTCTTCTGTCAGTCATGAACGACAAGAATACTCCGCTTCTTCACAACAGAACCATCCTCTTACTCAGTTTCCGGTCGAACGGGATGCTGTTG GGGAGTTTGGTGTCTTGACTTTCCCTGTTCTCAAGATCACAGAGGAACACCGAAGCCGCCTGCTCCAGTCGCTGGTGCAATTTCAAACCACGGTAACTAATTTCGTCATGCCATCGCCCCACTCTTTAACGCGCTTTGTAAATGCCTTTTTTGATGGATTCTATCCTCATGCTGCGCTTGTACACATTCCGACTTTTAAGCTAGATAACTGTGATCCAGAAATTATCCTAGCCATGGCCGCACTTGGAGCTCAATATCGGCATGAATATCGAAAGGGAACTCTACTATTCTACGCGGCCAAGGCGATTCTTCAGGACAAAGCGCTGGaaatggaaagaaaaataaCTAACCGAAACCTCTCGTCACGTACCACCGAGCCATTGACAGATTCTCGCCATGACTCATACAATGAACTAATGCGCGAGGCGCGCTGTGCTCTTTATCTTATTTTCTTCGCAACCTGGCACCGCGAGCCAGACATTGTGCGAGAAGCATTCAACCTCCAGAGCTTTTTAGCAAGGTGCGTGAGAGAAAGCCGCCTTTATGAGGATGACGAAGCTCTGCAAAATGCCACCACAGACTGGCATGTCTGGGTGGAACAGGAATCTCAGAGGAGAATTAAGTTGTTTTCCTTTGCCTTTCTCAACCTCCAGAGTATAGCTTTCAACGTGCCCCCAGTCATCCTGAGCGATGAAATAAATCTTCGTCTACCATGTTCTTGTATGGAATGGCTTGCTCCTTCCTACGAAAGGTGGGCTACGATTCGTGGCCCAGGCCATCAAGAACAGATGCGGTTCCAAGATGCTCTCGCTCAGTTGGCTCGGATTTCCCAAGATCCAAGTTCTATCGACTCGCAGCCGGTTCCATCTACATTGGCCAACTATATCCTATTACACGCTCTAATACAACGAATTTTGCTTATGTATCAGGCTTTCCATTTCAATAGTGATGGACAACACCCTCTATTGCTCTCCCAAAAGGACGAAATCAG GAATTCCCTCCGTGCATGGACGTCCCAATGGCAACGAGCCCCTGAATCAAGTCTTGACCCTAGGAATCCAAACGGCCCCGTTCCTTTCACGTCAACGGTATTACTTGGCTTAGCATATATTCGACTTGCTTTCAATATAGGCTCATACGGGACATTGAGGTCCCGAGATCCAGAGCAGATTGCTAACAAACTTCTGGATTTGCCTCGTTTACCTGGCGgtcctcatcttcttccGGCAATCTTGCATGCGACACatgccttgagtataccggTAAAACTGGGGATCAGTTTTGTTTCTCGGGGTCATACGTACGTATCGAGCATACAGCACTCACTTTGCGGCATGGAGTTCGCAGTTTTCATCAGCAAATGGTTGCATTGTATATCCGAGTGCCGAACCAGGAGATCTCTTGATG AACATGAGATTCGCTTGATCAACTGGATAAGCGATATCGTTGAAGAGGGCAGAACATCGGGAGACGAAGACCTGTGCCCTGGTCCTGTATCTCCATCCGACTGCCTTCACTTAGCCTACGCCGCGGTAAAACTGTGGGCTCGCCTTATAAAAGGAAACGAACAATGGGCAATATTGAGGATTATTGGGGAAAGTCTTGACATATATGCTGACCTTTGTAAAGAAAAATATACACCTATTCTAAGTTAA